One genomic segment of Belonocnema kinseyi isolate 2016_QV_RU_SX_M_011 chromosome 2, B_treatae_v1, whole genome shotgun sequence includes these proteins:
- the LOC117166870 gene encoding purine nucleoside phosphorylase-like isoform X5, with product MSQKKLNDGLSHSCLCAGCFEKYTFEALQESAQYLLERVPFKPKIGIICGSGMGESEQSELCPGSIADSLTEKKSFPYEEIPHFPVSTVKGHVGQLVFGYLENVPVMCMQGRFHYYEGYPLWKCAMPVRVMKLVGVTHLLATNAAGGLNPNYKVGDIMLVNDHVNLMGFAGNSPLQGPNDDRFGPRFPPMNKAYNKEILEIGSQVAEQMGIGDIVHKGVYTCLGGPSFETVAELKMLRMMGVDAVGMSTVHEVITARHCDLTVFAFSLITNQCVIEYEDHGEANHEEVMEVGKSRQPILREFVGRMVIRLQDIINSETK from the exons aTACACATTTGAAGCACTGCAGGAAAGCGCGCAATATCTTTTGGAACGTGTACCTTTCAAACCGAAAATCGGCATAATTTGCGGATCTGGAATGG GAGAATCTGAGCAAAGTGAGTTGTGTCCAGGTTCGATAGCGGATTCGCTCACGGAGAAGAAATCCTTTCCCTACGAAGAGATCCCGCACTTTCCGGTCTCGACGGTGAAGGGTCACGTCGGGCAGCTGGTCTTCGGTTATCTGGAGAATGTACCAGTCATGTGTATGCAGGGCAGGTTCCACTACTACGAAGGCTATCCACTTTGGAAG TGTGCGATGCCAGTGAGGGTTATGAAACTTGTTGGTGTAACCCATTTGCTTGCAACGAATGCAGCTGGAGGTTTGAATCCCAATTACAAAGTGGGAGACATCATGCTTGTAAATGACCATGTCAACTTAATGGGTTTCGCTGGAAACAGTCCTCTCCAGGGACCAAATGATGACAG ATTTGGACCCAGATTTCCGCCTATGAATAAAGCGTACAACAAGGAGATTCTGGAAATCGGTAGTCAGGTCGCAGAGCAGATGGGAATCGGTGATATCGTTCACAAGGGTGTCTATACGTGCCTAGGAGGACCTAGTTTCGAGACCGTTGCAGAATTGAAGATGCTAAGAATGATGGGAGTTGATGCAGTcg gcaTGTCCACAGTACATGAAGTGATTACCGCCAGACATTGTGACCTGACAGTGTTTGCCTTCAGTCTCATAACAAACCAGTGTGTAATAGAATATGAAGACCATGGCGAAGCAAATCACGAAGAAGTCATGGAAGTTGGAAAAAGTAGGCAGCCGATTCTCCGTGAATTTGTGGGACGAATGGTTATCCGTCTTCAGGACataattaattctgaaacaaaatga
- the LOC117166870 gene encoding purine nucleoside phosphorylase-like isoform X6, whose protein sequence is MSQKKLNDGLSHSCLCAGCFEKYTFEALQESAQYLLERVPFKPKIGIICGSGMGSIADSLTEKKSFPYEEIPHFPVSTVKGHVGQLVFGYLENVPVMCMQGRFHYYEGYPLWKCAMPVRVMKLVGVTHLLATNAAGGLNPNYKVGDIMLVNDHVNLMGFAGNSPLQGPNDDRFGPRFPPMNKAYNKEILEIGSQVAEQMGIGDIVHKGVYTCLGGPSFETVAELKMLRMMGVDAVGMSTVHEVITARHCDLTVFAFSLITNQCVIEYEDHGEANHEEVMEVGKSRQPILREFVGRMVIRLQDIINSETK, encoded by the exons aTACACATTTGAAGCACTGCAGGAAAGCGCGCAATATCTTTTGGAACGTGTACCTTTCAAACCGAAAATCGGCATAATTTGCGGATCTGGAATGG GTTCGATAGCGGATTCGCTCACGGAGAAGAAATCCTTTCCCTACGAAGAGATCCCGCACTTTCCGGTCTCGACGGTGAAGGGTCACGTCGGGCAGCTGGTCTTCGGTTATCTGGAGAATGTACCAGTCATGTGTATGCAGGGCAGGTTCCACTACTACGAAGGCTATCCACTTTGGAAG TGTGCGATGCCAGTGAGGGTTATGAAACTTGTTGGTGTAACCCATTTGCTTGCAACGAATGCAGCTGGAGGTTTGAATCCCAATTACAAAGTGGGAGACATCATGCTTGTAAATGACCATGTCAACTTAATGGGTTTCGCTGGAAACAGTCCTCTCCAGGGACCAAATGATGACAG ATTTGGACCCAGATTTCCGCCTATGAATAAAGCGTACAACAAGGAGATTCTGGAAATCGGTAGTCAGGTCGCAGAGCAGATGGGAATCGGTGATATCGTTCACAAGGGTGTCTATACGTGCCTAGGAGGACCTAGTTTCGAGACCGTTGCAGAATTGAAGATGCTAAGAATGATGGGAGTTGATGCAGTcg gcaTGTCCACAGTACATGAAGTGATTACCGCCAGACATTGTGACCTGACAGTGTTTGCCTTCAGTCTCATAACAAACCAGTGTGTAATAGAATATGAAGACCATGGCGAAGCAAATCACGAAGAAGTCATGGAAGTTGGAAAAAGTAGGCAGCCGATTCTCCGTGAATTTGTGGGACGAATGGTTATCCGTCTTCAGGACataattaattctgaaacaaaatga